In the genome of Drosophila kikkawai strain 14028-0561.14 chromosome 2R, DkikHiC1v2, whole genome shotgun sequence, the window GAAAATAACAAAGAGACATTAAGGCTTCCACCTTACCTGATTCACTTCACCATAGTCGTAGTCATCGTGACGTATGCCATAGATGCACTGTATATAGTTCCAAATGGCCCTGCGAAATTTGGATGTGTCCACATTCTTGATGCCGCCCATGGTGCAGTAGGTGAGATTGTAGGCAGCCCGAAATTTCTCATCCAAATAGGTGCCCACATCGTTGTAAAGCCTGGAAAAGAGAGAACCCTCAGTGTCAAAGGGAATTCCCCGAAAAATATATGAACAAAGGGACtgcccctcctcctcctccttacCCATCTACCAGCGAGTAGCCGTGATCCTCCCACGAGTAGTCCTGTATGCGAAACGTATTGATGTTTTCGGTGCCGCGTCTGGCAAAGTCCTGGTAAATGAAGCCTGCATCGTCCACGTAATGCGAAAGATTCGTTGGCAGGGCAACCACCACCTCAGGGGCCACGGCCGGCAGCTCGGCATTCTGCTGTTCCACCTTTTGGAAGCGGCTGCTCAGCTCGGCCTCGCTGCACTCGTCCTGTTTCTGGGACAGCACCTTCATGCGTTCCATTAGGGCCTCCACGCTGATGCCATGCTGCTGGGGCAACTGCTGGGCTGTGGCTGTAAAATGAATATGAATTTTTGGGTTGGATTAACAAGGAGGAACTTGGATTTGCATTTACAGCAGGGGAAATATGCATTAGGGATTGCAagaaatatcgatatattgatattttgtcGATACTTCCTTGATAATTTtcgataatataaataattttcagttaaatttaatatttttaaatattttaaattttggataaattacaaattacgatattttcaaaattttaaaagatttatttcATGACTTTCTTCACCAATTCCAGCATTTCGAATGCCAGTCATTCACTTACCCAAATATCCATTGAGAGCCAAAGCACCGGGTCCATCTGCAgtggcattggcattggcaaTGCCatgtcctcctcctgctcctcctcctcctcccattCCCCCGCCATTGCCATTGCTGCTCGCTGCGGTCGGGCTATTGTAATCCGGCTTTGCATTGTTGAGCGATATCTCGGCCAGCACCGTTTTTTGGGTTTCCATTGGAGTGTTGCCGGGCTCATTGGTAGCACCAACCAAAACGGGAGGACTCTTCAGTTTGGGACTAGACAGGCTGTCCAGCTTTTGTGTAAGCCCGCAGGAGAAAACAAAGGAGGAGAGCGAGTGGAAGTGCGAAAGCAGGACCATGGCATGAACCACCTCCGACAGGGACCAACTGTTCTTCCCTTTGGTTAGCCGCTGCAACAAACCAGGAATAAGATCCATTAAAGTTTCATTTATGAGAAATGAAATGGTTTTCAAAAGACCAACCTCGATGTGCTCCTTGCGCAGCAGCCAGGGACGATGGgctaatattttattgatatcGTATATGGCACGTAGTTTGGCGGGTATAAAGTCCAGGCCGCCCAGCCAGGCATTGTCTCCACCCTGGTTGATGAACTCCTTTTCGTAGCGCTTTACCAGGTAAGGACACTGATGTCGAGCAGCGGCCTAGAAAGGAAATATGGGGAGGTTTGGAGAGGAATTGGAGGGgtaatattgttaaatataatatttaaatgatctTATATTAACCTTATAAAGGGTATGCAAACTTCCTcctgccgaagttagctttttttcttattttaaactaataaacGCCTTATTTTTACCATATCTCATAgcctttgttttgcttttattgCTTTGTAAGACGATACCTTTTCAGGTAGCATTTTTCTAGGCATTACGTAACTTGTTTTGATCTTCTCTCACCTGGGCAAACCTTGGCCCTCAACCCCCGCAAAGCTTGTCATCATTAAAAACGTAGAGAAACAGAGAAACCGATCCCTAAACAAACCGAGAATCAGAGAATCTGACCCACAATCTAGCAGGGCGCTGCGGGAGAGAGTGGCTTCGGCTAGGAaaggccaccaccaccaccatcaccaccacctgAATGTGTGCTAAAAATATGTGGAAACTTATTTCGATCGTgacccaaaacaacaaacactcGGGCATTCAGAGCAAAGCAAAGCCCATTGTTTGTTTTGCCTTTGCGTTGGCTTTGctttgtgatttttttgtattattttgttgtttgtcaTTAATGAGTCTtgggcaggcaggcaggcaggcaggcctCATGCCCTGACATGCCATCgtaaatcttaaataatttttacattCGCCGAGGCCCCAAAAATTTTCAGCCAGACAAAGGCAATGATGCTTCTCCGCCTGCAATTTTCCCACCAAGAACGTTAAGAAGGAAAAATCAGCtcaatcttttttttttttgcgtgcCCAATTTGCTTGGCATGAGTTAATAGAATgtgtttgttattattattttgtgggGTGAAATGACCGACATGTCAACTATAAacagcaaatatatatatagtatatagtatatggtATGCGTTGTGCTTTATTGAGTTTACGATTATTGCACACGCACATCTAGGGCCATAAATTATGGCCAAGAAGCCAACTCATTTGTAGGAAAATactcaaaaaagaaaaaagaaagaaataaggCATTAAAGCAATTGTAAATGTTgggaaatatttgatttatggtTTCCTTTTGCATTTTCGAATCTCTCAATTGCAGGCtgcatttaattgaaatcataaatcaattttaattacgCAGTTGTTCCACAATTTTATGGATctgaattaatattaaatgtgtGCTTTATAGATCTTAATTATGATTGGAAATGACTCAAGCTGGGGGGGGAGATGGGCCATAAACCTGCGGGGAGTGTATTAATGACCAATTTTGTTGCCTTAGTTGGTTAATTAAGTCTTAACCTTTATTAAGAACAGCTTGAAGTTGAATAAAATGTGTACAAAATCTGTATTTTTTCCATAAACGAAACTCCTCtagacaaaaaacaaaaaccctaCTGCAACCCCTTTTCCCTCACAGCTTTTAAGCTGTTTTTAATCCTCTTTTGAAAGTCACTTTTTCACGCAAATAAAGTCTAAacaatttcgtttttttttatgcatcTGAATAGAAAATATAGGTAGAAACAATCGTAACTTAACAGAATGCAGATGTCAAATGGCATTCATGTTGCTTTCTAAACAAAAGTGTCACCATTCACTCCACTCAGTTAACTGAAAGGTAATAGAAATGCTAACTGAAAATCTGACTGACATTTTGTGCGAGAAATTCGCagctggcttttgtttttataaaatcctTATTGAAGGACACTCTATGCTGCAGGCGACAGCAGCAAAAATCCTTATTGTTGATATGGCAACCAGGGACAGAGGTTGATGGAGCAAATACATTGCCAAAGTTAATTTGTCTAAAGGTTTCCGCTGTCCAGGACAATGCACAATCGATAAGGAAACTGTATTTTCAGTCAAAAAAGGAGGCTCAATGAAGTGAGTAGCATGCTGTTATCTAAGTAAAATGAATACAGTTTTCTACCTTTATTACCTTTTATTCCCACCCACAATGGCTGTATAATCACTGgctattgttttaaaatacttgGCAAACAAATGAATTAATAATAACCAACAGGGAATAAACAATTGCATCTAATTGCTGCCTGATTTTTCATACAATTTTAAGCTTTAGTTACGATTTTCATACAATTTCTAGTATAATTTTATAGTCTTAGTTACAATATTACTCACAATTATGGCCAAATAGTAGCGGTAATCATTCGGCAATGGGCCATCGCCCTTCATGATAAAGTTCTGGGTGCGTAGAAAGTGATCATGGAACTGGGGATGATAGCCAATCACCTGGGTGACCTGGTCCAGGTCATCGAGATCGTCCATGTCCAGGTCAGAGGTTCCCTTCTTAGTTGCAGCGtagcactggaaaaaaaagtCAATGAAaatagcataaataaatattattcattaTAAATCAATGCAAACAACAGAATTATACAGTTTATTCATCTAAATAAATGTCCAATAAATAAAGGGAAGGCCTCAAAACAAGTAAATATTCCACCAAATTACGTTTACACTTTTcgatttcatttaaattgatGAAACCTGTGTAATTTAGATGCCTTTCAGCATAATGAAAGTTGATTTGAATCAGAACGTgtcatatataattaaaattcaaatgaaGTTTGCGGCAGTGGTGCAGCATGTCATTTGCCAAAAAGCATTCAAgtgtaaattaaatgaaattccaaatgcaaaacttttcgaAAACTAATGTCAGGCCCAAAAATTATGAGAATGAAAAGGAGCGAGCGCTGTGGCTGGGGGGAATTGTGCATGACTTGAGTCTGCCATGTCAGTTACAGGCTTCCTCTGCCTGAAAAGTTGCAGGAAGAGCACGTATACGCCCCGATGACAGGAATACAAACAGCAAACAGGAATTGTGAGAGCTATGCCCTGCATATTTTTGCGCCTttcagaagcagcagcaggagtcgTGCCTAATTGTGCCTGAATGACAGAAGGATGAATTTGCATACGCACAATGAACTGGGGAATTTAATAAACTTCAACAAGAGCAAAACAGGCTACAAGCCCTCTGTGTGCCTGTGGATGTACCTGGGTCAATAAAGAGTTGGTTGCCACGGTTGCAATACAAGCTGGCCTTTTCCTCTCTAATTGGGATTAACGGTTAGCTTATATCACCGACTTTAAGTTGAAGTACTTTTCTTGCTTTAGCAGGAAGCCTGACTggcataatttaataatagcTAACATTTATTGtagaataaaaaacaaaaaaaaataccttaaTTTGCTGATAACACAGCAGCAGGCCATCATGTCGTATACTTGATGTACTTgataaggaaaaaaaaaacaaaatagagCCTCGATTTGAAGCTATATAAAGCCTGCCCGTAAAAGGTAATTCAATATTTGCATAATTGACTTTTAATATTCCGCCCAGCCCCGATATTCAATGCTAATCAGCTTGCCTATGAATATCAGGTTTTTGACTCTAACCTCCGATCCCACCCACCCAGAAATCGGAATTACCAAATCGGGCAGAGCGATGAGCTAGAGAAACTATCAAGTTGAAGTTCTTCAAGTTTAGAGTGTGGGCAGCCTGCTAATTTTCACATTTAATCAGTCAGGCTTAAAGATCGTCGTAAATGTTATGAAGCTCACACTAAATACCACCACTTtcacataattaattaattcaaatgtCGGAGACGAATGTCTTTTGGTAGCTGCCATTGTCGAACAACGCATAAACAAGACCAGAGTCATTAATCAATGTGATTTATGGGTGGGGGCATGCCtagcaatatatttaaaacaaactaaaactaaatcGAAATCAAAGTCTATATATCTTTAGGATAAACTTTAGTTACACTTGCTAATTAAAAGGGTGAGTCGTATGCCGCCGCTTTATGCAAATGTTATCGTGTTGACATTTCCATCATTATGGGTTCTCTTTTGGAatccataaatatatattgtatataaacCGTGTACAAATTggcacaccacacacacccacagtGAGATGGGGAAACCCGTTTGGAAAAGCAAACTAGTTTCTAGTGACATACagcacgacgacgacgacaacaacgaTACACAATccagtctctctctctctcactgaACGGTGCTTAGGCCAAGTTTAATGGGCATGTACACTTGGAGTGCATATCCATTTCGAGCttaggatatatatatacatatatatatatatatattcaaatgtatcCGAATAGCATTGGCACTCGGAGCTTTTCTCTGCCTTCTGGCTTTCCACACTGAACCAAAGCAACCCTCCTCCCTCTTGGCAAAAACCTGTTCGTCTCACGGTGCGTATACGTGATAATTGGTAATTGAATCGTGCTCACAGTGCCTAGTGGGCGGCTTAACACCCACCTATAC includes:
- the Sesn gene encoding sestrin homolog — its product is MYYAVDYYADMGQISQDCYAATKKGTSDLDMDDLDDLDQVTQVIGYHPQFHDHFLRTQNFIMKGDGPLPNDYRYYLAIIAAARHQCPYLVKRYEKEFINQGGDNAWLGGLDFIPAKLRAIYDINKILAHRPWLLRKEHIERLTKGKNSWSLSEVVHAMVLLSHFHSLSSFVFSCGLTQKLDSLSSPKLKSPPVLVGATNEPGNTPMETQKTVLAEISLNNAKPDYNSPTAASSNGNGGGMGGGGGAGGGHGIANANATADGPGALALNGYLATAQQLPQQHGISVEALMERMKVLSQKQDECSEAELSSRFQKVEQQNAELPAVAPEVVVALPTNLSHYVDDAGFIYQDFARRGTENINTFRIQDYSWEDHGYSLVDGLYNDVGTYLDEKFRAAYNLTYCTMGGIKNVDTSKFRRAIWNYIQCIYGIRHDDYDYGEVNQLLVRPLKMFIKTACCFPERITTKDYDSVLVELQDSEKVHVNLMIMEARNQAELLYALREIMRYMT